tttaaagttCATGATTCAGTGGCAGAGTCCATTCATAATGTTCTGCAACCCCACATCTATCTaatttgaagacattttcatCACCGTGAGAGGAAATCCTATCTACTAAGTCAGCCCCATTTTcatccctctcccccaaccccagtgaCCACACATCTACTTCCTGTGAGAATTTACGTGTTCtaaacatctcttttttttttcttttcttttctgttttgagcAGGGTGTcactctttcacctaggctggagtgcagtggtgcaatcatagctcactgcagcctcgacctcccaagttagagcaatcctcctgcctcagcctcctgagtacttggaACTagacgtgtaccaccacacccagctaattgttttgtatttttagtagagacgggctttcgccatgttgccccgactggtcttgaactcctgggctcaatgaacCCGCCCGcatcagcctttcaaagtgctgggattacaggcataagccaccacactcagccaacaTTTCATGTAATTGGAATCACACactgtgtggccttttgtgtctggcatctCTCACTGAGCATGATGTCCTCAAGGTGCATCCATGCTGTGGTCTGTGTCAGAGCCCTGTTCCTTTTCagggctaaatagtattccattgaatggatataccacatttgttgATCCAGTCAGCTGTTAATGGActggtgttgtttgtttgtttgtttgtttttgagacagagtctcactctgtccccaggctggagtgtagtggcgtgacttcagctcactgcaacttccacctcccaggttcaagtgatcctcttgcctcagcctcccaagtagctaggattataggcatgcgccaccatgtccagctaatttttgtatttttagtacagacagggtttcatcgtgttggccaggatggtctcaatctcttggcctcatgatgtgccctcctcggcctcccaaagtgccaggatgacaggcgtgagccaccgcgcctggccgtcaATGGACTCttgaattgtttccactttttggtttttatgaaTTATGTTCATTCAAGTATGAGTTTTCGTGTGAAcagatgttttcatttcctttgggaaTCCGCTCCATTTTGATCTTTGCCATGAACAGGAGGAGGGTGACATCTGATTCCTCCTTTACCTCCAAGCCCCATAGATGCACTGGAGACGCAGTGGTTACGCAAAAACATTTGATGaatagagaaaagagagggagggaaagggagagggaaaaagCATAAATAGATTCCGCCCCAAAAAGGTTAACAGCTCATGCCCTAAGTGGAACAGAAATGAgggaataaatctttttttttttttttttttttttgagagagagtctcactttgttgcccaggctggagtgcaatggcacgatctcggctcaccgcaacctccgcctccagggttcaagtgattctcctgcctcagcctccccagtagctgagactgcaagcacgcaccaccacgcccagataatttttgtatttttcagtagagactgggtttcaccattttggccaggctagtcttgaactcctgacctcaggtgatccgcccgcctcggcctccctaagtgccaggattacaggcatgagccaccacgcccggccaataaatcatttttttaaaggaaaggaacATGCATTCCACCGCCCTTCCATCTAAACAGCTTGCCTTGCAGCTGAGCCAGGAATGCTGAGTTACAGAGACGAATTAAGCTGTAGCCTGGCTTTCCGGAGTCAGCACGCCCTGCCGCTAGGACCTCTGGCAGCCCCGTGCAAAATGTTCTGCCCGGAATGGAATATTTCCCAGGGTAGCCAAGGAGCCAGTGCTCCTGGGTCAAACTCGGGCAGCACGGGCTGCGGCTTCAAGAAGTGatctggggccgggtgcggtggctcatgctgtaattccagcatttctgtctcaaaaagaaagaaaaagttgcaAAGTTAGTACAGATAATTCCTGTAGACTGGGAACCTAGTTTCTCCCATAATTAACATCTTATATTagctgtgtatattttatatttgtcacAATTGATGAATCAATATTGATACTATTGGTTATTGATAATCAACATTGATCAATAACAATATTGATCAATATTGGTTATTAGTTACCAAAGTCCATGCTTTTTTAGATTTTCAAAGTTTTTCCtaatgtcctctttttttttcttttctctctttttttttttaagagacagggtctcactctgtcatccaggctggggtgcagtggtgccatcatacctcactgcagcctccgcctcccaggctcaagcagtcctcccacctcagcctccagagtagctgggactacaggcaccaccacgtccagctaatctttgtaatttttgtagagacagagttacgccatgttgcccaggctggcctaaTGTCCTTTTCCTTCTGCCCCACAACCCCATCCAGGATCCCAGATGACATTTAGTTATCACATCTCCTGACACTCCTCTGGACTGTGGCAGTCTCCCTGTCTTTCTTGTTTTGATGCCCttgatagttttgtttgtttgtttgttttgagatggagtctcactctgtcacccaggctggagagcagtggcacgatctcggctcactgcaacctccgcctcccgggttcaagcgattctcctgcctcagcctcctgatagctgggattacaggtgtcctccaccatgcctgcctaatttttgtatttttagtagagatggcgtttcaccatgttgtccaggctggtctcgaattcctgagctcaagtgatcctcctgcctcagcctcccaaagtgctgggattacaggcgtgagctgctgcgcctggccCATCCTGTATTTTTTGGAATGACATCACTATACACAGCCTACACAGAGTTatccttcatcttttttttttttttttttttttttgagacagagtcttgctctgtggcccaggctggagtgcagtggcacgatctcggctcactgcaagctccgcctcctgggttcatgccattctcctgcctcagcctcctgagtagctgggactacaggcacctgccaccacgccccgctattttttttgtacttttagtagagacggggtttcaccatgttagccaggatggtctcgatctcctgacctcgtgatccgcacgcctcggcctcccaaagtgctgggattacaggcgtgagccaccgcacccggcctatccTTCATCTTCTTGAGGGCAGAACTGTACATAAACTATTTCCAATTCTTCTGCACAAGAAATGTGTCTCTTCTCTCCTGTTTATTTGTTCAGTGACTTATTTATATCCGTATGGACTCatagacatttattttacatcttgggttataattcaatatttcattatttatttggtTGCACAAACTGTTCCAGCATTGACATAGAGATCTCTTCTGGTTGACTCAGGTTTTTGTGGgggttttatctatttatttatttttaatactttttgctGCATTTGAGAGTCAACAACTCATCAGAGACCAAATCCCACAGGGTCGCCCTAGAGAGAATTCAACTTACTAACTTATTTCAAAGTTTTTGAAGTCATGTGATGCTGGGGAAAAACCTTCATTCTCCTCAAGCCGTGCAAAAATCTCCAAAAGGCTTAATATAAATTTGATTATCTAAAAGAAGCCCTTCAGCCCTGATGCGTTATAATTTTCTTCCTCTGCTAAAGAAAAAACATGctgggcgggcgcggtggctcatgcctgtaatcccagcactttgagaggccgaggtgggcagatcacaaggtcaggagttccagaccagcctggccaatatggtgaaaccccgtctctactaaaaatacaaaaattagccgggcatggtagcgggcacctgtagtcccagtttacttaggaggctgaggcagaagaatggcctgaacccgggaggcggaggttgccgtgagccgagatcatgccactctactccatccagcctgggcgacagagcgagactctgtctcaaaagaaaaaaataaaagaaaaagaaaaaacatgcgcttgtggtggctcacgcccgtaatcccaacactttgggaggctgaggtgggaagatggcttgagcccaggagttcaagagcaacctgggcaacatagtgagaccccatctctacaaaaaaccaaaaaactacaaaaattagccagccgtggtggtgtgcacctgtagtcccagctactcaggaggctgaggcaggaggatctcttgagcccaggaggttgaggctgcagtgagccatgatcacgctactgcactccagcctgggcgatacagtgaggctctgtctccaaaaaaatgtatatatttaggtCCAGTGATTCTCCAGAACTAaatgtgttttgcttttgttcttgtCTGACTCGCCTGGCTGGACCTGTCTGGGCCACTCCACTGTCCTCTGCCTGAATCTCTGGTGCCCGGCGACTGATGCCTGTTCCTGGATGGGTCCGCAGGCCACTCCCAGAAGAGACGGGGGTGGAACTGCTTGGCAGCCCGGTGGAAGACACATCCTGTAAGTTTCCACGTCCACAGAAGGGCGGAAACAGGCTCAGTGTTTCCGGGTTTCAGCCCTGCCTGGGGCTGTAACTGTAGAAATGTCAGAGGCCACACACcgtgggtagaatgttctgtccTGGGGTCTATGGTGGAAGTGGCCGTGGTGGGTGAGAGACACAATGGATGATGGCGCTCTCATGAAGCCAGCACGCTGTGTTGCTGTGTGTCCCTGTGCTAGtcactcagcctctctgtgccCCAATGCCTCATCTACTAAATGTAGGTAGCGAGCTTCTCGCAGAGGGGGcatgtaaggattaaatgaggtgatgCCAAATGCCCTGGAGGCACAAAGTCAGCACAGCCAAGGGTGCACTGGGAGGCTCTGCTATCTGGAGCTctaaacatatacattttaatgtgTAATACCTTATATTAGAcccaaatatatacattttttgggAGACCGGGTcacactctgtcatccaggctggagtgcagtggcgtgatcatggctcactgcagcctcaacctccagggctcaagagatcctcctgcctcagccttctgagtagctgggactacaggtgcacaccaccatggctggctaattttggtagtttttgtagaaatgggatctagctatgttgcccaggctgctcttgaactcctgggctcaagccatcttcttgcctcagcctcccaaagtgctgggattacgggcgtgagccaccacgcctggcatgtTTTTTCTtcagcagaggaaaaaaatcataatgtatCAGGCTCTGAAGCCCCAGATCCCGGGGATGGGAGTCCTGGGCGGCCAGAGGAGAGTTTTAGCCGTAACCTGGCGATTGCAACGTGCCTCCGGAGGCAGGGAAAGGGCCCAGGTTGGCACCGTGGGGAGAGGTGGGGTCTGGGGAGGACCTGGCAGCCAGCCCCACTTAACGACATTCAGTTAAGCAGAATATGGAAAATAAACCTGTGAGGGCCAAacaaaatttttttggagacagagcctcactgtatcgcccaggctggagtgcagtagcgtgatcatggctcactgcagcctcaacctcctgggctcaagagatcctcctgcctcagcctcctgagtagctgggactacaggtacacaccaccatggctggttaatttttgtagttttttgtagagatggggtctcactatgttgcccaggctgctcttgaactcctgggctcaagccatcttcccaccttggcctcccaaagtgttgggattacgggcgtgagccactgcacccggccgcctgtctctatttaaaaagaaaaaaaaaaaaggcaggtcaccgtggctcacgcctgtaatcccagcactttgggaggccgaggcgggcagatcacgaggtcaggagtttgagaccaacctggccaacatggtgaagccccgtctctactaaagatacaaaaaaaaaaaaaaaaaaaaattagccgggcattgtggcacttgcctgtaatcccagtcactcaggaggctgaggcatgaggatcgcttgaacccaggagacggaggttgcagcaagctgagattgtgccattgcactccagcctgggtgacaaggcgagactctgtctaaacaaaacaaaacaaaaaaagattagtcgggcttggtggcgcatgcctgtaatcccagctacttgggaggctgaggtgggagaatcacttgaacctgggaggcggaggttgcagtgagctgagatcctaccattgtactccagcctgggtaacggagtgagactccatctcaaaaaaataaatacataaataaaacaaaataaattagcagACTTTGGATTAAAGCAGGCAGCCATCTgtgatgtgggtgggcctcatctaatcagttgaaggttTTAAGAGAAACAGACTGAGGTTCCCCCAGGCAGAGACAATTCTGCCTGCGGACGGTTTTGCAACATCAACTCTTCCCTAGGCGTCCCgcctgctggcctgccctgcCGATTGAGGACTTGTCAGTCTCTGTGATCACACGagctaattccttaaaataaatttctccctctctctttttttccatacatataggaaaaaaatatgtatacacacacacacacacacacacacgtcctaTTGGATTTGTTTCCCTGGAGCACTCTGATTAAAATAGGAGACTATCCTGGATCCTGTATTATCCAGGTGGCCTGACATCGTTACAGGATCCTCATGAGTGGAGACAGGAGGGTGAGAGTCAGAGAAAGCCTAGAAGAAGATGGGCTGCTTTCACAATTTGTCTGCACAAGAGATATGTctcttctcctttatttatttatttatttatttttgagatagagtttcactctgtcacccaggctggagtgcaatggtacgatcttggctcactgtaacctccgcctcctgggctcaagtgattctcctgcctcagactcccaagcagctgggattacaggcgccaccactgtgcccggctaatttttatatttttagtagagatggggtttcgccatgttggccaggctggtctcgaactcctgacctcaggtgatctgcccgcctcggcctccaaagtgctgggattacaggcgtgagccaccgcacccggcccaaagtCAGGCTTTGAACTCATGTCTGCCCAATGTCCAAGCATCCATCCCCTTAATCTCTGAGGCTTGCCCACAGGACAGAGGTTATAACATTCACCCCTGTCAGGATGATGTCGGTTTAATTCTGCCCACCCCCGCCAATGGCATGGATACAGAAGGGAGCCCACCCTCTCTTCCCATTCCTGCATGATGAAACAGCTTCCACCAGGTAGGAAAATGGGGGGAAggtaaaagagagaaagcaaagatgttttccatttttctcatttccctgCAGCTCCTCCCAACACGCTAAATTTCAACGGAGCGCATCGTAAGAGGAAGACGCTGGTGGCCCCAGAGATCAACATTTCTCTGGATCAGAGTGAGGGGTCCCTGCTGTCCGATGACTTCTTGGATACCCCTGATGACCTGGATATTAACGTGGATGACATCGAGACCCCCGATGAGACCGACTCGCTGGAGTTCCTGGGGAATGGCAACGAACTGGAGTGGGAAGGTAAAGTTCAGGGTCTCTCTGGGGCCTGCTGGagcccaccccccccaccccacctttccGTCTCTGGATTCCCATAGGCTCAGAGAGTCACAAGTGGGGCAGGGGCTCTAAGCAGTCTAGCCTTaaacccaggagatcaagactgcagtgagacgtgatcatgccactgcactccagcctggacaacagagtgagaccctgtctcaaaaataaaatttttaaaaaagagagaggtggctgggcgcagtggctcatgcctgtaatcctagcactttgggaggccgaggcgggcagatcacgaggtcaggagatcgagaccatcctggctgacacagtgaaaccccgtctctactaaaatacaaaaaattagccaggcatggtggcgggcacctgaagtcccagctactcaggaggctgaggcaggagaacggtgtgaacccaggaggccgagcttgcggtgagccaagattgtgccactgcactccagcctgggcgacagagcgagactccgtctcaaaaaaaaaaaaaaagagagagagaggttggtGAATGGGTACCAACAtacagttagacagaaggaataagttctattGTTCGATAGCAGAATAGGAGGGGTGCCAGGAGGAGGGTCCATCCGCTCCTgcgactgttttttttttttttttgagacagagtctcactctgttgcccaggctggagtgcagtggtgtgatctcagctcactgcatcctccacctcccgggttcaagcgattcttttgcctcagcctcccgagtagctgggattacaggcatgcactaccacttCCGGctgatgtttatatttttagtagagatggggttttcccatgttgcccaggctggtctcaaactcctgacttcaagtgatacacccacctcggcctcccaaagtgctgggatcacaggtgtgagccacggcgcccagcctgcCCCTGCAATTTGATGCATATTTTTCTTGTGGGCTTGTGAATTTTTCTGCAGAACGTGGCTTTCATCAGAATCTCAAAGGCGACCAAGATCCCAACAAACTGCCCTCGATGTATGCAACAAATACTTTTTGACCATTTACTCCAGGGCAAGTCCTGATTCAGGCGTGGGGTATATGGCAGGGCTATGATAAGAAGAGATGGTCCTGGTCCCTACCTGCACACACAGATCATCAGAAAGACAGACCAcgaaaggccaggcgcagtgactcacgcctgtaatcccagcactttgggaggctgaggtgggcagatcacctgaggtcaggagtttgagaccagcctggccaacatggtgaagctccatctctactaaaaatacagaaattagccgggcatggtggcgtgcgtagtcccagctactcgggaggctgaggcaggagaatcgcttgaactctggaggcagaggctgcagtgagcagagatcgcaccactccactccagcctgggcgatggaacaagactctctcaaaaaaaaaaaagaaagaaaaaaaaaaattaaggacaatgtagtggctcattcctgtaatcccagagcttcgggaggccagggtaggaggatcgcttaaggccaggagtttgagaccagcctgggcaacatattgaaaccccatctctacaaaaatataaaaattagctgggtgtggtggtgcacaactgtagtcccaggtatctgggaggctgaggcaggaggactgctctCTGTGTGCCAGGCTCCTGGGAGAGTAAAAACCAAGCATGCATGCCCCGAGTATCCTCGTGGTTTGATGAAGCAGATGCATTCACCAGCTCTGAGAAGCTCCAGGACACAGGTCCTTAACCAACAGAGTGCCCTGGGAGGCCAGCAAAGGGAATGTCcagaaaggcttcctggaggaggcggcATTTGAGCCAGGCCTTGAAAGGGGAGTAGGAGAGGAAAATGGGTCAGCAGGGCAGCCAGGTGGGGAGAAGCGAAGGACTTGTGGGTCCCGGCAGcgagggaggtgggagaggggaaggaaggctgagcaggagggcaggagatATCCGGACTCTGGCGTCCATGCGACTCTCCGCCACCTGCTTCTAGACGACACCCCCGTGGCCACCGCCAAGAACATGCCCGGGGACAGCGCGGATCTATTTGGGGACGGCACGACGGAGGACGGCAGCGCCGCCAACGGGCGCCTGTGGCGGACAGTGATCATCGGGGAGCAAGAGCACCGTATAGACCTGCACATGATCCGGCCTTACATGAAAGTGGTCACCCACGGAGGTGAGACCCGCCCCCCGGTGCCCCCTTGGGGCTCCAGCCCGGCCCACTGGGCAACAGGGGGTTCGTCAGTGCCCCTCTCTGATGCACGGGGATGTTAAGCCGTCAACTCGCTTCGGGTGGACGGACTGTGGGCAAGGCGTGCATGGTCAGGGAGGCGCACTGGGGGCCCCTGATGGTCGCTGTCACTCCTCAGCGAAGGCAGAGACTGGCTAAGGGGTCGCCGGCTGCTGTGGCTCGGAGCCATGCCCTCCCGAGCGTGTGGGCACCGGGACGTGGTGGGTGGTGCGCGGGAGGCAGCTCAGGGCTGGGAGAGGACTCTGACGTTGCCGATCGGCTGCCTCTCCTCAGGGTACTACGGCGAAGGCCTCAACGCCATCATCGTCTTCGCAGCCTGCTTCCTTCCAGACAGCAGCCTCCCCGACTACCACTACATCATGGAGAACCTCTTCCTGTGAGTCCCCGCCCGCGGCGAGCAGCCTCGGGCCAGCTCTGATGCCTCCCTGGCCACAGGGGCACCAGGCTGCAAGGATTGCATTGTGGCCCTAGGAAGCCTGCCTGGCACCAGGGAAGGGCGTGGTGGCCACAGACCTTGATCTGAGTCCCTGCTGGCCCTGAGGCTCACAGTGGCCTTCCCTCTGGGCCACCCTGTTCTCCTccccgtcctcctcctcctcctcttcctcctccttcccctcctcctcactgtcctcctcctcctccccttcttcctcccccttcccctttcttctcctccttctcctccccttcttcctcccccctcctcctcccttttctcctcctcctccccttccctctcctcctccccctcttccccttccctctcctcctcccccctcttccttctcctcctcttcctcccctttctccacctcatcctctttctcttcctcccctttctccccccttcctcctccttctcctccttccctcatcttcctctccttccctctcctccccctccccatcctcctcctccccatcctcttccccttcctcctcctcttcccgctctgagatggcaccactgcactccagcctgggtgacagagtgagaacctgtctcaaaaaaaaaaaaaaaaaaaaaaagcaaggcctagagaccagcctggccaacatagtgaaatcctgcctctactaaaactacaatttagctgggctcggtggcaggcgcctgtaatcccagctactagggaggctgtggcaggagaatggcgtgaacctgggaggcggagcttgcagtgagccgagatcgcaccactgcactctagcctgggcaacagagcgagattccgtctcaaaaaaaaaaaacgactcAATAAAAGAGTAACTGCCCTATGAGGATGCCCGCTGACACTCATGTGGAGTGTGCTGGGATCATCCACGTCCTCTCCCACCCTGCAGTCCGCCAGGACAGCAGACAACACCTGGACCAGTGGGGCTGACCCAGCCAGCGGCAGGAGTGGAGGCAGGCAGGGTCGGCACCGCAGGTGTCCTGACCCTGGACCCCTCCATGTTGGGTCCCTGCCTTCTGTGCCCCGTGAGCAGGTACGTCATCAGCAGCTTAGAGCTCCTGGTGGCTGAGGACTACATGATCGTGTACCTGAACGGTGCCACGCCCCGGCGGAGGATGCCTGGAATCGGCTGGCTGAAGAAGTGCTACCAGATGATCGACCGGAGGTGAggtggggatgcctcaggaagcACAGTGGGGGCATGAAAATCACACAgggggctggacatggtggctcacacctggaatcccagcacttcgggaggctgaggtgggaaggtcccttgagcccaggagtttgagaccagcctgggcaacgcagcaagacgctgtctctacagaaaaacttTTAGGCCGGGCAAGggggctcacacctctaatcccagcactttgggaggccaaggtgggtggatcacctgaggtcaggagttcaagaccagcccggccaacatatagtgaaaccccatctctactaaaaaaattcaaaaattagctgggcgtggtggcgcatgcctgtagtcccagctacttgggaagctgaggcaggagaatcacttgaacccaggaggtggaggttgcagtgagccgagatcatgccactgcacttcagcctgggcaacagagcgagactctgtccccatgAAACACTCACTCCCTATTCCTTCTCCCCAGGCTCCGGCACCCCccatcctactttctgtctctgtaaatCTGATGACTCTAGGGACCTCCTAGGACTGGAATCACACaggatttgtccttttgtgtctggctttccTCACTGAGTGTGATGTCCTCAGGGTGCATCCACATTGTAGCCTGTGTCAGAGCCtccttccttttcatggctgcataatattccactgtatggacaTACCACATTTGGTTTGTCCAttccattcatctcttgatggacatGGGTTGCTTCCACCCCTGAGTTATTGTAAATAGCCTCAGAGTGACATTAAAATTGAGCCAGCCAATCCATCCTTGCACCCAGGTTAGTGG
The DNA window shown above is from Homo sapiens chromosome 19, GRCh38.p14 Primary Assembly and carries:
- the ATCAY gene encoding caytaxin isoform X1, giving the protein MPGDSADLFGDGTTEDGSAANGRLWRTVIIGEQEHRIDLHMIRPYMKVVTHGGYYGEGLNAIIVFAACFLPDSSLPDYHYIMENLFLYVISSLELLVAEDYMIVYLNGATPRRRMPGIGWLKKCYQMIDRRLRKNLKSLIIVHPSWFIRTVLAISRPFISVKFINKIQYVHSLEDLEQLIPMEHVQIPDCVLQYEEERLKARRESARPQPEFVLPRSEEKPEVAPVENRSALVSEDQETSMS
- the ATCAY gene encoding caytaxin; the encoded protein is MGTTEATLRMENVDVKEEWQDEDLPRPLPEETGVELLGSPVEDTSSPPNTLNFNGAHRKRKTLVAPEINISLDQSEGSLLSDDFLDTPDDLDINVDDIETPDETDSLEFLGNGNELEWEDDTPVATAKNMPGDSADLFGDGTTEDGSAANGRLWRTVIIGEQEHRIDLHMIRPYMKVVTHGGYYGEGLNAIIVFAACFLPDSSLPDYHYIMENLFLYVISSLELLVAEDYMIVYLNGATPRRRMPGIGWLKKCYQMIDRRLRKNLKSLIIVHPSWFIRTVLAISRPFISVKFINKIQYVHSLEDLEQLIPMEHVQIPDCVLQYEEERLKARRESARPQPEFVLPRSEEKPEVAPVENRSALVSEDQETSMS